CCACGAATCAAGTTTCCAGCAGCGATGACACCACCGCCGACACCTGTACCAAGCGTCATAAAGACAACGTTTGGATTGTTGTTTCCAGCACCAACCCATTGCTCACCAAGGGCCGCTACGTTTGCATCATTGTCGATAAAGAATGGCAAACCAAGGGCAGATTCAAACTGCTCTTTAACCAATTGCAAGGTTTTCCAGTTGAGGTTATAGGCACCGATAACAGTACCAGCTTCGCTATCAACGACACCTGGAGACCCCATACCAACACCCAAGAAATCATCCTTTGTCAAACCATGAGTTTCAAATCGATGTTGAATACTGTCAATAATATCAGGAACAATGTGACTTCCTTCATCCAAAATATTTGTCTTGATAGACCATTTTTCTTGAATCTCACCATCAGTCGTCAAAATGGCCAATTTAACAGATGTACCACCCAAGTCAATACCGATAATTTTTTTAGACATAATCATCACCTCAAATGTATTTTCTTTATTATAACACAATGCAAAGGTTTGCGTAAAGCCTTTTCAAAAATTTGTACGGATAAAAATAAACTGCTCTATCGAAAGAGATAGAGCAAAATTAAAAATTGAATATGTAAGATAAACCTTCCAACGGAAAAGAGCATAACTGTTGTAAAATTACTACCTTCTTTCGTTCCATTATAGAGAAAAAGAGTAGAAATAAAGGTAAATCCTAGAGCAAACCCCACCATCTGCAAGTCGTGATAAGACTGACTATAAAAATAAAGCGTGACAGCCAGCAAGAGCATGGATAAGACCGTTAACACCAAGCGCAATGTATTCATTTTTTTGGTCTTTAAATAGCTAAACAACGCCGCTCCCAAGGTCACCACGAGATAGATGACCATATATGACATGACAAGAACTTTCATCTAGCCCTCCAGTTCGCTCAGATACTCATACCGCTCATATTTTTCCAAGAGCAGGTCGTTTTTCTCATCCAATTCCTTCTGCAAATCGGACAATTTTGTAAAATCACTGCCACAGGTTAGCATTTCCGCCTCGATTTCCGCAATCCGCTCCTCCAAGCCAGCAATATCCTCTTCGATGGTTGCCCATTCCTGCTTCTCAAAATAGGACATCCGCTTCTTGTTCTCTTTGACCTTCTCGGTTTTCTCCTTTGGTTTTTCCAAGGAAATGGCAGAGCTGGAAGCCAGAAAGGCCTTCTCATCCAGATAGTCTGTGTAGTTGCCAAAGAAGGTTTCAATACCGCTATCTTCGAAAGCCAAGATTTTATTGGCTACCTTGTCTAGGAAATAACGGTCGTGACTAACGGTAATGACTGGACCAGTAAAGCCCTGCAAGAAATGTTCCAAGACTGTCAGAGTCGCTATGTCCAAGTCGTTGGTCGGCTCATCTAGTAAGAGAACATTGGGCCGTTGCAAAAGAATCTTAAGCAAATAAAGCCGCTTCTTCTCCCCACCTGATAATTTCTCAATCAGGGTACCGTGGGTATTACGTGGGAAGAGGAATTGCTCCAAGAGTTCTGCGATAGAAACCATACCAGATGTCGTCTGAGCTTCTTCTGCCACTTCCTGCAAGAAATTGATGACCCGCTTGCTTTCATCCAAGCCCTTGATGGTTTGAGAAAAATAACCGATACGGATGGTTTCACCAATATCTACCTTACCGCTGTCTGCCTGCAAATCACCTGCGATTAGATTGAGTAAGGTAGATTTTCCCTTACCATTATCACCAACAATACCGATGCGGTCCTTGTTTTGAATGAGCAGGTTAAAGTCCGTTAAAATTGGCTTGTCAGGATAGGAAAAACTGACATTTTCAAAGTTAATGACTTTTTTACCGATACGAGAGGTTTCAAAATTGATTTCCAGTTCGCTATCGTCTATCTTGTTGGCTAAATCGCCTTTGAGGTCATGGAAACGATTGATACGGGCCTGCTGCTTGGTAGCACGAGCTTGAGGTTGTCTGCGCATCCAAGCCAGCTCTTGTTTGTAGAGCTGCTCTTTCTTATGGCGAAGGGCGGCATCTCGCTCGTCCTGCTCCGCTTTTAAGCGAACATAATCCTGGTAATTTCCCTGATATTCGGTCAAGCTGGCGCGGTCCAATTCAAAAATCCGTGTGGCTACATTGTCCAAGAAATAGCGATCGTGGGTAATAAAGAGAACAGACTTTTTAGTATTTTTCAAAAAAGTCGTCAACCACTCAATGGTATCAATGTCCAGGTGGTTGGTCGGTTCATCCAGCAAGAGCAAGTCAGCATTGCCAAGGAGGACTTGGGCCAATTGCACTCGTCTACGTAGACCACCTGATAACTCAGCAACAGTTTTGTTGAGGTCTGTTAGACCTAGTTTTGAAAGAACTGTTTTAACCTGGCTTTCAATCTCCCAAGCATTGATAGAATCCATCTCTGCCATGACTTTCTCCAGTCTTGCTTGACTGGCTTCATCGTAATGAGATAAGAGCAGCTCGTATTCACGAATCAGCTGGGTTTCACGAAGGTCAGAAGAAAGAACGGTGTCTAAAACCGTCTTACTTTCATCAAAATCAGGTTCCTGGGTCAGATAGGCAATTTTATAGGCATTTTTAGTGCGAAAAGGCGACACGTCTCCGTCAAAACCGATGCGACCTGACAGAACATCCAACAAAGTCGTCTTTCCTGTACCATTGACCCCGATAATCCCGATTCGGTCGCCCTGATGAATGATGAAAGACAGATCAGCAAAGACCGTTTTATCTCCGACAGATTTAGTCAGGTGTTCAACGATAAAATCACTCATTCTCTAAAATTCCTTTCACAAATGTCATAATCGCTTGCTCTTCGTTTTCCAGCTGTCCTTCCACAATCTGGAATTCCACCTCTTTGAGTAGTTCTCCTAGTACTGGACCAGGTTTGAGGTCAAATGCCTTCATCAGATGACCACCATTGACAACAATTTCATGCTTGTCATGGATAGTCAAGGCTTGGTCAATCTTGTCAATTGCTGCAAAATCTGTAACAAGACCTTGTGCTTGACGGAGTTCCTCTACCAAGTACAAGAATTCTTTGCCATACTTGAAACAGATTTGCTTGGTAACAGGTCCTGCTTGGAGAAGCTGATAAATCTCTACCAACTTGACCACGCTGCGTTGGAAATCATTGCTGGTTTTCCATTTTTTCAGGAAGGACTTGATGTTATCAATACCTAGGCAGACAAAGAGCATGGCCCAAGCTTGTTCAGAAGTCGAAAAGCGAAATTCTGCTGTTAGGCTTGTTAGCATGGTCTCTAATTCATCACTTTTTCCAGCTAAATCAGGCAAGAAATCATAAGCCTTGGAATTAATCATAGCGCGCAAGCCTTTTCGCCAAAAATCCGCCATCAAAAGTTTATCAAACTCGATAAAACTGCGTTCTACAGAGATTTTTTCCAAGAGCGGTGCGGTTTCAACCATAGCTGTAAAGGTCGTCGGCTCAATCTCAAAGTCCAAGGTCGCCGCAAAGCGAAATCCACGCATGATACGGAGGGCGTCTTCGTTGAAACGCTCAGCCGGGATGCCTACAGCCCGTAGGGTGCGGTTTTCTAAGTCGGTCATCCCATCAAAGAGGTCAACGATTTGAGCCTCTTCATCAAGGGCAAAGGCATTGACCGTGAAGTCGCGACGTTTGAGATCTTCTTCTAAGGAACGCACAAAAGAAACCTGGCTCGGTCTACGGAAGTCGACATACTCCTCCTCTGTCCGAAAGGTGGTAATTTCATATTCCTTTTTCCCCTCTAACACTAACACCGTACCGTGTTCAATTCCGACATCAATAGTCCGTGAAAAGATTTGTTTCGTTTCCTGAGGGTAGCTTGATGTCGCAATATCGACATCATGAATAGGCCTACCGAGAATGGCATCACGAACGGAACCGCCAACGAAATAAGCCTCGTAACCAGCTGCTTTAATTTTCTCTAAAATCGGCAAAGCCTCCTGAAACTCAGAAGGCAGATTGTTTAATTTCATAATAAGTGTTCCAAACCATAAACGAGTTGTGAGCGTTTGACTACCTCTTTAATGCCGAGGTTGACACCGCCCATAAAGGAAATGCGATCGTAAGAGTCATGACGGATGGTCAAGCCTTCTCCCTGTGCCCCAAAAATCACTTCCTGATGGGCAACAAGGCCTGGCAAGCGTACTGAATGGATACGGAAGCCGTCAAATTCTGCCCCACGAGCACCAGCAATCAGTTCTTCTTCATCTGCTGCACCTTGAGTCTGTGACTGACGGACTTGGGAAATGAGTTCGGCCGTTTTGACAGCTGTTCCGCTCGGCGCATCCTTCTTCTTATCATGGTGTAGTTCGATGATTTCAAGATTTGGGAAATACTTGGCTGCCTGTGCTGCGAACTGCATGAGCAAGATGGCGCCAATAGCAAAGTTAGGAGCAATCAAGCCACCCAAACCCTTCTCAGCAGACAAGGCAGTTAATTCTTCAATTTCTTCTGGAGTAAATCCAGTCGTTCCAACCACAGGTGCGAATCCATTTTCCAAGGCAAAGCGGGTGTTTTCATAGGCAAATTTTGGCGTTGTAAAATCCACCCAGACATCAGCTTCTAGGCTGGCAACTTCTTCTTTGGTCTTGAAAACAGGAACTCCGTCCACTTCTGTTTCTGTCGCAAATGGATCCACCAAGGCAGCCAGACTGAGTTCTGCATCACCTTTGACCATCTCAACAGCCGTTGAACCCATTTTTCCTTTAAATCCTGCGATAATTACCTTAATTGTCATGCAAACTCCTATTCAATAATGGGAGAAATACCAAAGGCTACAGCTCCTTCTCCCAAGTGCGTACCGATGACTGAACCAAATGACACGATTGGTAAATCGCTACCGACACCTGCTTCTTCCAACTGCTGTTTAAAGTTTTCAGCCTTCTGAGGTGCATTGGCGTGAATAATAGCAATCTGATATTGTCCTTCTTTGGTTTGTTCTTGGAGGATTTCCAAGAGTCGCTTAATGGCTTTCTTCTCAGTCCGAACTTTTTCATACACTTCAATCTTACCCTCACCTGTAAAATACAGAATCGGTTTGATGCTCAAAAGATTGCCAAGCAAGGCTGCACCATTGGACAAGCGACCACCTTTTACCAAATGATTGAGGTCATCAACCATAATAAAGGCAGTTGTTTTGCCAATCTCTTGGTCCAATTTCCCAGTAATCTCTTCAAAACTAAGTCCTGCATCAGCCCATTTAAGGACATTCTCCACCATCATGCCCAAAGGAGCCGATGTGATTTTGGTATCTGGAAAGGCAACGGTTAATCCTTCAAATTCATCAGCCAAATATTGAATATTTTGATAAAAACCTGAAATACCTGATGACAAGAATAAGCCAAGTGCGTGTGTATAACCTTTTTCTGTTAATTTAGCCAGAATTTCTTCTAGTTCCATCAAACTCGGTTGACTTGTTTTAGGTAATTCTTTCGATGAAGCCATTTTTTGATAAAACTCTTCAACCGTCAAATTTTGCCCTTCGATATAATTTTCCCCATCGATGCTGACTGGAATGCTTAGGACAAACAGGTCATCCCGCTCAATACTTTGAACATTCAAAACGGCCGATGAGTCAGTTATAACTGCTAATTTCATATTAAAACTCCAAATTCACTCCCGGTGTATCAAAGGCGATTTCAGTAACCTCATAAGTCATTCGTTTTAAAATGTCCAAAAGAGGCTCTACCAAAACACGTTTTTCTTCATCAGTAAATTCAGTTGGCTCTTCTACCAATCGATTTGGTAAGTGAACGGCCTGACTCATGGCACCTGAAATTACAAAATGATCTAGTACAATCATAAAGCGCAAAATGGTAATCATGGATGTTCGATTTTCCGCACGATTTTGCTCAATCAATTGAAAGTCAACTTTCAATTTTGTTTCCGGAATTCCGTTCTCTTTCTCCCACGCGTGATTGCGGGCATCAAAATGATACTGATTGACAAATTCTTTATCGCGAATGATTTCCATTTCAAGACTCCTCTAATAACAATAATACTCACATTATACCATAATCCTCGTGAAATAGCTAAAAAACCTTGCCAGAAGCAAGGTTTCAATCAAAATTATTTAGCTTTACGAAGTGCTCCGTAAAGGATACCTGATACAACCGCACCGATCAAAACATAGGCGATGTAAAGCAATGGATTAGATGTCAAAGCGATAACGAAGATACCACCGTGAGGAGCCATCAATTGAATGCCTGACAAACCAACCAAGGCACCTGCAAGGGCAGAACCAGCGATAAAGCTTGGGATTGCACGAGCTGGGTCAGCAGCACCAAACGGAATCGCACCTTCAGTGATGAATGAAAGACCCATAACGATGTTTGTCAAACCTGAGTTACGCTCTTCTTGTGTGAATTTGTCTTTGAAAAGAAGGGTTGCAACGAATACTGCCAACGGTGGAACCATACCACCTGCCATTACCGCTGCCATGGCAACAGAACCACCATCTGCAACAGTTGCTGCAAGTGTACCTGTACCGAAGACATAAGCTGCCTTGTTGACTGGACCACCCATATCGACTGCCATCATACCACCGAGGACAAGGCCGAGGAGAATAGCAGAGCTACCTTCAAGACCTGCAAGGAAGTTGTTCATACCTGTGTTGATAGCTGCCATTGGGATGTTAACGAAGAACATCAAGAAACCAGTGATTGCTGTTCCCAAAAGTGGCAAGAGCAAGATAGCATTCAAACCTTGAAGTGATTTTGGAAGGTTGCGCAAAGCGTTGCGAAGAACGAGCACTACACCACCAGCAAGGAAACCACCAACAAGGGCACCCAAGAAACCAGATGATACACCTGCAAGAGCAAGCGTTTCTTCACCACCAGCTGCGTAAGGAATTTTACCGAACGCAAGACCGCTACTAGCGATTGCACCAGCTACGAAACCTGCAACCAAACCTGGTTTTTCAGCAATTGAGTAAGCAATGTAACCTGCAAGAAGTGGCAACATGAAGCCAAAGGCTGCTCCACCTATCTTCATGAACATAGCTGCGATTTCATGGTATGAACCCAGACTACCAAGACTGTCTTGTGGCACACCTAGAGCTCCATCGAATAGGAAGGCAAGAGCAATCAAGATACCGCCACCGATAACGAATGGCAACATTTGAGAAACACCGCTCATCAAGTGTTTATAGAACGCTTTACCAAGACTGAGTTTTTCTGAAGATTCCACAGTAGCTACTCCTTCTGACGCTGTGTAGGCTGATGCTTTACCCTCCAAGATAAGGTTAATTAATTCTTCTGGTTGTTTGATTCCAGCTGCAACTGGACGAGATACCAATGGTTTACCATTGAAACGAGGCATATCGACAGCCTTATCTGCTGCGATGATAACACCTGCTGCATTCTTGATGTCTTCAGCAGTCAGTTTGTTTCCGACACCTGAAGCACCGTTGGTTTCTACCTTGATGTCAACCCCCATCTCAGCAGCTTGTTTCTTAAGTGCTTCTTCTGCCATGTAAGTGTGAGCAATACCTGTTGTACATGCTGTAACAGCAACGATAAATGGACGGTCACCACTTGGTGATGCAACCACTTCTTCAACTGCCTTATCTGCGGCTTCAGCGGTATCGAAGACTGCAATGACTTCTTCAGGATTTGTTGCCGCACGAAGTCTATCAGCAAAACCAGCTTTCATCAAGTATTTGGACAATTCAGCAAGGGCTGACAAGTGGGTATCGTTAGCACCTTCTGGAGCTGCAATCATGAAGAACAAGTCGGTTGGTTGACCATCAAGACTTGCGTAGTCAACGCCCTTGTTTGATTTTGCAAAGAGAACAGTCGCTTCTTTTACAGCAGCATTCTTAGCATGTGGCATTGCGATACCATCCCCAAGACCTGTTGTCGTTTGTGCTTCACGGTTCATGATACCTGTTTTGAATACCTCAAAATCCGTTACATAACCTTTATCAACCAAACTAGCAATCATTTCATCGATAACTGCTTCCTTGCTTGTCGCTTGCAAATCAAGCAACATGACATCTTTTCTCAAAACATCTTGAATTTTCATAGTGTTTCTACCTCAACTTTTTCATAAGTTTCCTTAATAAATTCGATACTTGCCAAATCGTCTGAAAAGGCTGTTGCCGTACCGCAAGCAACTCCCCATTTTAGGGCTTCGATTGGGTCTTGTGAGCGAACGTATTCGCCAGTAAATCCTGCCACCATGGAATCTCCAGCTCCGACAGAATTTTTCACTGTTCCCTTGATTGGTTTGGCAAAGTAAGTAGCTGCTGGAGTGACCAACAAAGCCCCATCCCCTGCCATAGAAATGATAACATTCTGAGCTCCCATATCTAAGATTTTCTTAGCATAGGTCTCGATGTCTGCAATGCCATTCAACTCGACGTTGAAGATTGCTTCAAGTTCATGATTGTTTGGCTTAACCAAGAGTGGCTGGTGTGCTAATGAGTCTAGAAGTGTTTGGCCTTCAAAATCACAGACAACTTGCGCTCCTGCTTTTTTCGCCACCGGAATCAGTCTGTTATAGACTTCATTACCAAGACTAGCTGGTGCAGACCCTGCAAAAACAACTGTGTCTTCCTTGGTCAAACCTGCTAAAACCATTTCTAATTCAGCCAATTGTGTATCTGTCACAATCGGTCCCAATCCGTTGATTTCTGTCTCTTGATTGGCCTTGATTTTCACGTTAATCCGTGTATCTTGGTCAACCTGAACAAAATCAGTATCAATTCCTTCGGCAATCAATCCATCTTTGATGAACTGACCTGTGAATCCCCCAAGGAAACCCGTTGCTGTATTCGGATAGCCCAAGCGCTTCAAAACACGGCTAACGTTAATTCCCTTACCGCCGGCATACTTATCGTCGCTCTCCATACGATTGACACTGCCCGTCTCGACATGTTCTAAACGAACGATATAGTCAATCGCTGGATTGAGCGTAACTGTATAAATCATACCTCGATTACCCTCGTTTTCTCTTTTATGATGTCCAACAAACTGCTTTCTGAAGATTGGCAGATAATGTTGGATTTTTCGATTGCCGCAACTTTAACAAAGGAGAATTGACCAATTTTAGAAGCATCTGCCAAAACATAGCTTTCTTTGGCATTGTCTATGATAGTGCGTTTGATGGTCGCTTCTTCAATATCTGGCGTTGTAAAATAGTTTTTATCAATACCATTCATCCCCAGAAATGCCTTATCAAAATTGAGCTGTCGAATTTGTTCCAATGCTACTGCTCCAACGGAAGCATCTGTTGATTGCTTAACAAAACCACCTATAATGATTGTTTTTATCTTGCGTTCAACTAGCCTCACTGCGTGGTGAATAGAATTGGTAACGACTGTCAGATTTTCCTGCTGAAGATAATCAATCAGTACACCGGTTGTTGTACCTGCATCTAAAAAAATTACGTCTCCGTTAACAATCTGTCGAGCTGCTCTTTCCGCAATCTCTCGTTTTTCTTGAACGTTTTTGACAGATTTTTCTAGAATAGACTCTTCGAGCTGCAAATTTCCTGGCGCTTCAGCACCGCCGTGTACACGACGAAGCTTACCTTCGTTTTCCAACTCGTCCAAATCCCTACGTACAGTAGACTCAGATGTATCAAGAACTTCGATTAATTCCTCTAGCCGAACAAACTGTTGAGAGTGTATTCGCTCCAATATAATCTGTTTTCGTTCTGATTTGAGTATGTTCAACACCTCCTGCAATCGTTTACAAAAATCATTATACACGATTTTCTGCCATTGTCAATCATTTTCTATCATTTTCTTTCAAAAAAACAAAAAAACTAGCAGAATCTACGCTTCCACTAGTTTCTCAATCATTTTTTTCATCATGTCCATTTCTTCTGGACGGCCAATAGATAGGCGAATATGCCCTTCTAATTTACCTGTTGGATAATATTTGAAATTCCAATCCTGTGCCAAGGCTTGCTGATAAAGTTCTTCTGCCCACGGTGCTTTAAACGTTACAAAACTAGCCTGACTAGGTAGAACTTGACAGTTATCTAATCCTTGCAAGAATAAAATCATTTCTTCTCGCAAATTCTGAATTACTCCCACTGTTTCTAAAACTTTGTCTGTATAATTCAATGCAAGGGCTGCCATTTTTGCAGTCAAGTTTGACAAGCTGAATGGGGGAATGACCTTGTCCAATTCATAAATTAACTCTTCGCTTCCTACCGCAAAGCCAACTCGTAAACCTGCAAGTCCAAAAGCCTTTGATAAGGTCCGTAAAACTAAAACATTATCAAATTGTTGCAGACGACTGATGAAGCTTTCGACATTTGCAAATTCAATATAAGCCTCATCTACAACGAGCAGCCCTTTAAAAGAAATAGCCAATTTCTCCAAATCTTCTAGCGAATAAGCTACTGAAGAAGGATTGTTAGGGTTGGAAAGCATGATTATCTTCGCCTTCAACTCCTCTGCATGCGCCAACAATTTCTCTACTGGCAGGACAAGTGTATCGTTTTTTGCTTCCAAATCAATGGTTTCAAAACGGCTAGCATGCATGTGATTATAGGTTTCATACATGAAGAAGTCTAGATTGACAGTCAAAAAAGTATCATCCTTTTCCATAAAGGTGGAAACAATCATGTGAATAAGGTGATCAGAGCCCACACCTACTGTTACTTGTTTGGGATTCACTCCAAGATAGGCCGCATATTTCTCAATCAGTTCGGAGTAAGTGTTATCACCATAAAAACTTAATTGACTGACATCCAAATTTTCCAAGGTCTCTTGTGGCAAAAAGGACCAATCAATGATACGATTTTCGTTATTTCCTAAATCAAATCTTGCCTTTTGTTTGATTTTATAAGGTTGGTAATGTTCAAATACCTTGCGTTTCATCATTTCTC
This region of Streptococcus suis genomic DNA includes:
- a CDS encoding CCA tRNA nucleotidyltransferase, with the protein product MKLNNLPSEFQEALPILEKIKAAGYEAYFVGGSVRDAILGRPIHDVDIATSSYPQETKQIFSRTIDVGIEHGTVLVLEGKKEYEITTFRTEEEYVDFRRPSQVSFVRSLEEDLKRRDFTVNAFALDEEAQIVDLFDGMTDLENRTLRAVGIPAERFNEDALRIMRGFRFAATLDFEIEPTTFTAMVETAPLLEKISVERSFIEFDKLLMADFWRKGLRAMINSKAYDFLPDLAGKSDELETMLTSLTAEFRFSTSEQAWAMLFVCLGIDNIKSFLKKWKTSNDFQRSVVKLVEIYQLLQAGPVTKQICFKYGKEFLYLVEELRQAQGLVTDFAAIDKIDQALTIHDKHEIVVNGGHLMKAFDLKPGPVLGELLKEVEFQIVEGQLENEEQAIMTFVKGILENE
- a CDS encoding fructose-specific PTS transporter subunit EIIC — encoded protein: MKIQDVLRKDVMLLDLQATSKEAVIDEMIASLVDKGYVTDFEVFKTGIMNREAQTTTGLGDGIAMPHAKNAAVKEATVLFAKSNKGVDYASLDGQPTDLFFMIAAPEGANDTHLSALAELSKYLMKAGFADRLRAATNPEEVIAVFDTAEAADKAVEEVVASPSGDRPFIVAVTACTTGIAHTYMAEEALKKQAAEMGVDIKVETNGASGVGNKLTAEDIKNAAGVIIAADKAVDMPRFNGKPLVSRPVAAGIKQPEELINLILEGKASAYTASEGVATVESSEKLSLGKAFYKHLMSGVSQMLPFVIGGGILIALAFLFDGALGVPQDSLGSLGSYHEIAAMFMKIGGAAFGFMLPLLAGYIAYSIAEKPGLVAGFVAGAIASSGLAFGKIPYAAGGEETLALAGVSSGFLGALVGGFLAGGVVLVLRNALRNLPKSLQGLNAILLLPLLGTAITGFLMFFVNIPMAAINTGMNNFLAGLEGSSAILLGLVLGGMMAVDMGGPVNKAAYVFGTGTLAATVADGGSVAMAAVMAGGMVPPLAVFVATLLFKDKFTQEERNSGLTNIVMGLSFITEGAIPFGAADPARAIPSFIAGSALAGALVGLSGIQLMAPHGGIFVIALTSNPLLYIAYVLIGAVVSGILYGALRKAK
- a CDS encoding DeoR/GlpR family DNA-binding transcription regulator, which codes for MNILKSERKQIILERIHSQQFVRLEELIEVLDTSESTVRRDLDELENEGKLRRVHGGAEAPGNLQLEESILEKSVKNVQEKREIAERAARQIVNGDVIFLDAGTTTGVLIDYLQQENLTVVTNSIHHAVRLVERKIKTIIIGGFVKQSTDASVGAVALEQIRQLNFDKAFLGMNGIDKNYFTTPDIEEATIKRTIIDNAKESYVLADASKIGQFSFVKVAAIEKSNIICQSSESSLLDIIKEKTRVIEV
- a CDS encoding ABC-F family ATP-binding cassette domain-containing protein, whose translation is MSDFIVEHLTKSVGDKTVFADLSFIIHQGDRIGIIGVNGTGKTTLLDVLSGRIGFDGDVSPFRTKNAYKIAYLTQEPDFDESKTVLDTVLSSDLRETQLIREYELLLSHYDEASQARLEKVMAEMDSINAWEIESQVKTVLSKLGLTDLNKTVAELSGGLRRRVQLAQVLLGNADLLLLDEPTNHLDIDTIEWLTTFLKNTKKSVLFITHDRYFLDNVATRIFELDRASLTEYQGNYQDYVRLKAEQDERDAALRHKKEQLYKQELAWMRRQPQARATKQQARINRFHDLKGDLANKIDDSELEINFETSRIGKKVINFENVSFSYPDKPILTDFNLLIQNKDRIGIVGDNGKGKSTLLNLIAGDLQADSGKVDIGETIRIGYFSQTIKGLDESKRVINFLQEVAEEAQTTSGMVSIAELLEQFLFPRNTHGTLIEKLSGGEKKRLYLLKILLQRPNVLLLDEPTNDLDIATLTVLEHFLQGFTGPVITVSHDRYFLDKVANKILAFEDSGIETFFGNYTDYLDEKAFLASSSAISLEKPKEKTEKVKENKKRMSYFEKQEWATIEEDIAGLEERIAEIEAEMLTCGSDFTKLSDLQKELDEKNDLLLEKYERYEYLSELEG
- a CDS encoding DUF1149 family protein, which codes for MEIIRDKEFVNQYHFDARNHAWEKENGIPETKLKVDFQLIEQNRAENRTSMITILRFMIVLDHFVISGAMSQAVHLPNRLVEEPTEFTDEEKRVLVEPLLDILKRMTYEVTEIAFDTPGVNLEF
- a CDS encoding pyridoxal phosphate-dependent aminotransferase; the protein is MKRKVFEHYQPYKIKQKARFDLGNNENRIIDWSFLPQETLENLDVSQLSFYGDNTYSELIEKYAAYLGVNPKQVTVGVGSDHLIHMIVSTFMEKDDTFLTVNLDFFMYETYNHMHASRFETIDLEAKNDTLVLPVEKLLAHAEELKAKIIMLSNPNNPSSVAYSLEDLEKLAISFKGLLVVDEAYIEFANVESFISRLQQFDNVLVLRTLSKAFGLAGLRVGFAVGSEELIYELDKVIPPFSLSNLTAKMAALALNYTDKVLETVGVIQNLREEMILFLQGLDNCQVLPSQASFVTFKAPWAEELYQQALAQDWNFKYYPTGKLEGHIRLSIGRPEEMDMMKKMIEKLVEA
- the pfkB gene encoding 1-phosphofructokinase, producing the protein MIYTVTLNPAIDYIVRLEHVETGSVNRMESDDKYAGGKGINVSRVLKRLGYPNTATGFLGGFTGQFIKDGLIAEGIDTDFVQVDQDTRINVKIKANQETEINGLGPIVTDTQLAELEMVLAGLTKEDTVVFAGSAPASLGNEVYNRLIPVAKKAGAQVVCDFEGQTLLDSLAHQPLLVKPNNHELEAIFNVELNGIADIETYAKKILDMGAQNVIISMAGDGALLVTPAATYFAKPIKGTVKNSVGAGDSMVAGFTGEYVRSQDPIEALKWGVACGTATAFSDDLASIEFIKETYEKVEVETL
- a CDS encoding DegV family protein, with the translated sequence MKLAVITDSSAVLNVQSIERDDLFVLSIPVSIDGENYIEGQNLTVEEFYQKMASSKELPKTSQPSLMELEEILAKLTEKGYTHALGLFLSSGISGFYQNIQYLADEFEGLTVAFPDTKITSAPLGMMVENVLKWADAGLSFEEITGKLDQEIGKTTAFIMVDDLNHLVKGGRLSNGAALLGNLLSIKPILYFTGEGKIEVYEKVRTEKKAIKRLLEILQEQTKEGQYQIAIIHANAPQKAENFKQQLEEAGVGSDLPIVSFGSVIGTHLGEGAVAFGISPIIE
- the dapB gene encoding 4-hydroxy-tetrahydrodipicolinate reductase, which translates into the protein MTIKVIIAGFKGKMGSTAVEMVKGDAELSLAALVDPFATETEVDGVPVFKTKEEVASLEADVWVDFTTPKFAYENTRFALENGFAPVVGTTGFTPEEIEELTALSAEKGLGGLIAPNFAIGAILLMQFAAQAAKYFPNLEIIELHHDKKKDAPSGTAVKTAELISQVRQSQTQGAADEEELIAGARGAEFDGFRIHSVRLPGLVAHQEVIFGAQGEGLTIRHDSYDRISFMGGVNLGIKEVVKRSQLVYGLEHLL